From the genome of Solanum dulcamara chromosome 12, daSolDulc1.2, whole genome shotgun sequence:
tatattatttttattatcgtCGTATATATCATTTTACCTCTTCTCTTTCGTTTCTTGAATCAACTTTGGGAACGTTTAAATAGTCAAAATGAAATTTAGACTAAGAGTATTAATTAATGTTAAGTTATTTCTAattaaagagaataaactaCCAACTAATTCTCTTGATTTTTCAAACATGTTTTAAAAAACGCTTTTTTTAATCAAAGGTCTAACAAAAATACTTTTCTACTCAAAAAATAGAGATAAAATCTGCATATATTCCACCTTTTCAAAATTTCACTTGTGGAACACACTGGATTTAAATCCAAAATGCCATGGAATTGGCTTggtaaatagaaaaaaaaatcacttgtATAAAAGAGTTTAGAATGCacaaacatcttaaaatatgCGGAAGGTCTCTATAGTTGAGTCTGTCATATAGGACTTGTCTAATACGATTTACATCTCTTATATGATTTGCAGGTTATTGTacaataaggaatttatccagTACGCACAAAAGACTCACCTAAAAGGCAGAAACTGTGGTAGAAGCTATAGCGACTGTGGATTATCTTGGGATtcgaaaaaaagaaataaagtaaaagtAATTTTAGAAGGAATAAAATTCCTTTGATAATTGCTAATGGTGACTTTTAATTGGCAATAAAATTCTTCCACTTCTATGTAGCAAAGTCCCTTCTGTATAACCATGCAAAATCCTGCtcatgaaatataattatattatattagtaaaaataaaaatttaagttaGATCGACAGTATAAAGAGTTTTTATATCATTAATAATTcatcattataataaatattattttaatttttaggttACTATAGTGCAAAAAATTCTACATTGATGATGTACTCATCATGAACCTCAACTCTAATAATAAAGAGTTCAAGTTATATAAATAATCTATATAAAAACAAtatattttacattattaaatcATCTAAATGATATATACAAGTTAGCCTCTTTACAATATGTTGATTAATAATCTTGAAATACTCTAGAATTAGCTATTTACAGTAGCAAATTGTTGGGAAAAAAACATCAACTAATTTTCGTCTTTTCCGGATCACCTTTaagcaaaaaataataacagagaaatttaaagagaataacAATAACACAAAATTTAACGTGAAAACCCAATGCGGGAAAAACCACGGACcatcaagaaaaatatttactatatgAAAATTGTTACAACCatataatacacaatatttCTCACACACCCCAATTCCTAAAATAATATTCCCAAGGAGATCTTCAAGAGAATTATCTCTAAACCTCTCCTGTAGCATACAAAGAATtaaatttttggtgatgttgTGTTCATGATAGAGATGCCTATTTATAGGCAATTTAGAGTAATGGTCGGTGCTTATGAACACATTTATGCCACCATATTTGATAAAATGTGTGAAAGCAATTAGTCTTTCTTTCTTGACTTCCACCACCAAATGTCcacaattttgacatttttcttctttattcaaacAAATACAACACAACTTAGACTATTATATAACCTTTGGTGATAATTCCCTCTATATCCTGTCATAATTGACAAAAGCAACTCGATACACAAAATATTTCACATTCACACAAGGTTCAGAGACCCCAAAGAGTATATGCCCTAATAcaaatatcattatttttttgatttctcaATCGGTGTTCGGAGCTCGTGGAGCTCCAACTAAATCTAGATAGTGCACTGCGGGCCCATTTGGGGATGACGCTTCCAACAAGATTTTCTTCATACCCAAAACTCAAACTCGAGACCTCTGATTAAGGATGAAACAGTCTCACCACTGCTCAACCCATGCCGGTGCCCTAATACAAACGTTAACGTTTACTTTCACGGCTGAACCGTGACCTACCTAGTTATTGTTATTACACACACCCAAAAGATAAAAACATACCAATTATGGATgcaatacatatattttttaatgaaaaaaaaatatagaacaATCTGACAAAGAAGTGAATAAGTATGATACCCCACAAGATCCAATATAGACAGAAAGCAATCTTGTAAAGTTGCCAAAGGACAATTTAAACATTATAATGCAGAtgcaaaatttcaaaatttgccCTTCAATTGATGAATTTTTAAGTGCTCATTAATGTGAGATTGGTTTATTAATTTGATACTAAGATAAGTAAACAATTGTTTAAATATCTATATGGTTTCTCGTACATGAAATATCTCAAATGTTGAAAATCTTATGAAAAATGTCCCCTTTCCCATAAAGAGAAGGAAAGTTACAGATATATCGTCCGATCAACTAGTTTAttaatatcatcaaaatatatattatataatacaaaatatatactgcctacactatatatatatatgttttgtaaACGAGATGGTCGAGTGATTTAATAATTATCCCTTCAAAAAATGCAGGGTGAACAGGAAACACATTGATTCATAACTTTATATCTATGATTTAATTTGTATGCACACATGGAGTATAAATTTTTCAGACAATAAGGTTAAGATgatcaatatataatatataataggTAACTCCCTATAAAAAATCTAATTtgataatatataacataataaataacatgttatagaaaattaaaatgCAATCAAATAGAATATTGCCATGTCCATCCCATATTATATCTTTATTAGTTTGTTTAGAAAAGAATGTCACatttttctaaatttgaaaataattaacttaaacTTTTCTATTTTTACTCTTAATGATCCCCAAATTCTTTTAGCCATACAAATGCATGAGTtgacatgtttaagatggtACTTTTCACATAACtattataacatatttaagatcgTAAGTTTATTCAAGAATACTCCAATAAAAGATGCAAAACCGTATATATAGTACCTCAAATGATTATGTGTAGCAATTAATATCATCAAAAATTGTGACGGGATGGTAAGTCTAGCCTAAGCTCTCAAATTTGAGCCTAAAAAAGAGAGCCGCCTTTGATAGAAATTTTCtaccttaaaaaaaaaaaacttctcgACCTAAATACAAATCAATCGGACCCCAGATAAAGTACCAAACATAAAGTACCAAATATCTGGGAATTGCTTACTGCAGACAACTTTATTCATGGTAGAAAGTAAGGAAATTATAAAGGGCTAAATTATTGATCTTTGAGGTTTTTTCATACTTCAACATGTGTCaaattcctttttatttttgttttgtcaCGTTTTAAGTTCCAAAAAGCTGACCGTCGATAAGATTCATCCATCaataactaaaaattaaaaattgaaaaaatacttATAGAAAACGTTTACCTCTTAAACGGGCGTTATGCGGCTCCAGAGACAATATATAGCAAACACtggaagaatttttttttagaaaaagttCAGCAAGAACTTTCCAAGTAGCTTCCGTTATAGTATTGAATTGTGTAATAATCTCATCTAAAAATTTAAGcgattaaaaatatatattttttatttactaatATTTGAACcaaatatatgtaatttttattATGAAACAAGTAGAAGTAAAGATTTGAGTACCCCCAAGATATCAAGAAATATAGTTTTTGCAGTTTAATATCCACTAACATTTATTTCTAGGGTTTGAGTGTTGTTACTTTGTTAGTGAATTTCAGTATCTACTTTTCTCATCAggttttaaaatttctttttcatcatttggAGATTGAAGAAACCAATTCAACAGGACACGGATTcaagattttgagtttatgaattttagattataacttctttttttaatgaattctagataaattatttattaattgaataattttttaatataaatataaaatttaggtCAAAACTATTAATTGAATTCTGctgaaatcataatttttaactATAAATCCGCCCCGTAGAACCATTCTTATGAACACTTAGATCTAGAGTGATGAATATACTCCGAATGAAGTTCATCCTCACTTCATTTGAAGGAAGATCTTTAGAATCTGACTTGATCTTTAGAATCTAAcataattatatacattatatTGGAGAATGAAGAGTGTAAATATTTTGCatactattattatattttaacatGCTCATGTATAACGCACAATTTATTCgttatatttttttgagttacTATTTGAATGTTTTACCTACACTTATTAATTAATAGTGTAAAAAATCTTTTTACAAtttcaatttataaaaaataaacacaTATATCTATATCTTacttctcatatatatatatatatgtaagacAAGCGATCAAGCTGACAAATTAACAATTTAGTGAAGTAGTAAAAGCATTGTGAAAGAATTTACCATTTTATCATCAAGAAAATGTGAGGAATCCTGCAGAACTTGAATCATCATCTCCCTTACTTGGGCTATCGGCCAACTTCTTCTGTTTCTTCTTATAAGCAATGCCACGTGCCTTAGCTTGACACTCCTTCACTTCCCTAAGAAAAACCCGAATCGCGACGCTCGCGAATGGGTTTGTCTCACTTGACCCACCATTCTCTTCATAGGCAGCTCTAAGCCTGCCTATGAGAGCATCTAGGCTCCCCCAAGCTTGTCTTAAAGGACAAGTGCAGGGAGCTGGCGGGTCGGGTTGTCCGTAGAACATACAACCCTGTAAGTGAACTTTGGTCTTTCCAAACTGGTCTAGGTACCGGAGGAACTCTAGGACGTGGTTGCTATTGCAATGGGGCAAGGGGATTGGTGGCCTTTGATTCTTTAAGTAGTGATTGAAAGTGTTCCAATCACGTCGTTTTTGAGACTCATATCGACTAGGTGGTTGATCACGACCGGGGGATCTTGACGATCCGTCAGCCAAATCTTTGCCCCTAATATCACTACTTGACATGGCTAGAGGAAATTGAGGGGGGGAAAATAGATTAAGATTTGATCAAATTTGTGTCAAGTGTAATTGAGTGATACAcaaaaaagttgaaggaaaaaataaGGTGAAAATGGGAGGGATGATGAAATTGTTGAAATCACATCAATTGGACCAATTGAGATGATGACAAGAAATAACGGGCCACGTGAGTTGCTTTCTTAGCTGCTCCTTTTTCCTCATACATTGTAATTAGCCCcttcttttttatatttggCTAAATTATGCATTTGATTAGTCGATCAAAAATATTTACACTcactaattaaaatatatagttAAGTCATTACCTATACGTTTTCTACTAATCTACAATTATTGTTATGTAATTTTGTCAACATTATCTACTAATCACTAATTGCCAAAATTGTGATCTCAATTagtatctttaatttttattttataataaaaaggACAGTGACTTATTATTGATCCCATTTTATTACTCTAGTTGTATTTCCATTTTTGGTAATCGCTTTGTAGGACGGGAATGCCCGACTTATTAATTTatcaagtaatataaatatatatatagtctacATGTGAGGACCAATATAATTAGTCtccttaattatttaatatggTATAAATAATCACATAATATTGTGGTAAAACTAATGAGATTCATTTGCTTCTGTGTCCAATAGGTAGCAGGCCAAATTTCGAGAATGGAGAAAAAGAATTACTATATAGGCTATAGAGTGTACTTTTcccttttttatttcaaaaaaaaaaaatgtttaaaaatTATCGTTAAGTCATTAACTATACGTTTGTTTAGTAATCTACAGTTATTGTATGTAGTTTTGTCAACATTATCTCTCACATTCTAGTAACAGTACCAACAAATATTGTGGTGGATCAAATGATAAATACTTCTCCATTTTTAATAAGAGgctttgagtttgagttttggaTATAAAGTCATTCTTGATATTTACCTCAAAGTGTGACTTTTCGATGTGAATCTAAATTAGTCGGATCCCAAAACAGATATCAAACATCGaatgtaataaataaattaaacagtacatacatatacatgtgAAAGATGTCAATTTTAACTAGtgccaaaaaaaaatacaaataaaaatgttGCTAACGTTTTCCACAACAATTGTAAAATTGTTTGACCAGctaaaaaaattgtttaattaaaataatggaagactagatatatatatttgaagacCAATTAGTCTCCTTAATACTTGGGTTAATTGATACATCCACCTAAATTCTCTAACGTAATATTTGCTTTGACCAGGTTTGGATATGATATAAATAACCATCGAAGATTGTCGTTGGATAGATTGAATTCCTtcacttttaataaaaaaaaaatcttaggTTCAAATTTTGATAACCATAAAAATTCGTAGGAAAAATCTTCCTAGCTCCTTCAGCGAATTTGAAATAATCCGCCTATGAGTTCTGGATATCAAAcgattaattataaaaaaaaaaatgggatatatgatataatcaaGTTACCCAAATATAGATTCAGGATTTAGACATTATTAATTTTGTATTTGAGGACAACAACTTCAAATGTTAGCGATGagttataaatttaattttggtAATAGTGagttttcttaaaatatataatatgattcaaattaaatttattgAATTCTACCGAATCCGTATATTAAAACTTATAAATATCTCCTATTGCTTTTTTGAATGTCCTTTTCAGATGTAactagaatatatatatatatatatatgttgagtatCTTTCCTATAATTAGAGCTTCTGTTCAGGTTTATGGGAGCAAGatcttgatatttatattttttatatgatgtttttctctctcttttttagTACTCAATTTActcgaaaaataaaatatatttttcaatttttaatttttgttaccTCTATGATTTTATAGTAATTTAAATTGtatgacatatttaaaattataattttctgaatttgttattatttttctgaAACTCAATCTATTTTAAATCAAACACgaccatataaaaaaaataaaaaattatgagtTTCGTGTAATCTTGCACATAAATCTTCTTTATTACTCCAAAGTTTATCTACAGATAAGACTTTATTTTGGTTGTGTTTTTTAAtgtctatatttatttatttatttggtaagTCGGAAGACATGATAAATGAAATATAATTCACAATCTAGATTTAATAAGTTCAGCATTTAGGATACTCATACATAGCttaatcattttatttttgaaattatgaatttaaaatCAATGTTTATAGGAATTTTAGTAGATTTTTGTatctataattaaaatttatgttaaaaatattgaattcaatTGAACTGATTAAACCAAAAACAGTTTGTCAAAAAGAGGGGGTGGGGGGGACAAACCCACACCTGAAAGGTCTTAAGCTTGTTTTGTGCATTTTGTTAAGAGACAAAAGCATGTTTAATTGTCATATCACACTTTAAGGGGACTAgtggaaattgaagaaaataacaAAGAAGGAATCAataaatcatattatttttaaagttatttcaTACTTGCGATTgattatataaatttatgaatGGTTTAGAATTTTTGGCCCATTTAACCAAATATTCTTAAGAGATTGCATGCTCATCGAACACAAGTTATGAGCATAAGTTAATTTTATCTATAAGACAAGAGTTTGGTACATTTCAACACATTAATTGAATCCATTCATAAGTTTTGCCTCACTAGAAAAGTTATATGAGTTGCTCTTGTTTTGCAAGTCAATACAATTGCAACTCATGACCAATAGACAACACATTATACTATCTTAAGTGTATATAGCTTCTTGAAATGTCTCGAACTCTTATCTCACAGGCAAAACTAACTTATGTGCATAATATAATTAGGACTTATAcccaattaaaaaaatcatcaaacaAAGCTAAAAATTCAAAGTCATCCCTTATAATGCAATTTTTATCATTGTTAATGTTACTACTACTATGTGGTTTTATCATTGTTGTTGGAGATAGTGTGATTAGACTATTACACTTTTTTGAGAGACCCACTATATACAGTATCTTAATAATTGATTCGTAATTCTAAAGCTAACATAATAAGATATTTTGCGCTTATTTAAGAGACCCCCTATTATTATGACACAATATCTTAAGAATTGACAGCTCAACTTACCAGTCTTCATTATTGACTTTAAATTTATACCAAATGAAAGTTTCCCTAATTATGAATTTAGTAGACATGATTTTCCTCTATAACATGCAGAATATTCCAAAGgtctattattatattattatataggGGATAGTACATTTTGATTTAGGAAAAAGTGGCATTCTAATTGTGTATAGATGTTAAAAGAGTGAATGATCATGAGGGGACCAAATTCAACTTCAGCTAGCCATCTTACATGTGTTGGTTGACAAACAAAAAATCAGAAAAACatccaagaaaaaaaaaaaaaaagaacaccaAAATGGAATTTTCAGTTTAATTTTTGAcgtgaattcaaatttaattaaattttaatatagatAGTCGAAAACCTAGACAATAGGAACTTATCAGACtaagaattagataattttattgttgaatatctcaaaaataaacttaatacttattatattttttgctTTAACAATTCGGTATTTGAAGTTGATTGACCTTACTAGTTCGAATTCACACCGAATAAGTCTACTACAAGGTAAAATATTGTTTTATCAACAAGTTTTCTAATTTTGAGGTTCAAATCAAAAACTTCTGATTAAGAGTGATCTCCGAATCCGTTGATATGGTACTATCCTTTATATTAATTACTCAACTATATCTTGGATGATTTTCCAGAGGCGTATATATAGCCGAGTTAGAGATTCGACATAACCCAATATAATTTAGTTTAAAttttgtgtttataattttttttaatatgtataaataatttacttAGATTCCTATAAATGGTAACAATTATGATCCTACTTGATCCCTTAATAAGAAATTCTCATTTGTTTGAACTAATCACGGAGATATTAGGCCTATGTTAATTGCACTACTAAAAATCAATCTTATTTTTCTAGTTGATATTCCTACggatattttgattgaatcggtgagaaaataaaaaaaaatagaaatgttTGAAAAATTAGAAGGTTTCCACTAATTCCGTGAGAATCTCTTTTTCACCGTCTAGTTTTCAGTGAGCTGATTTAGTGGAAAATGAATAGAAAAATCATGTTGTATAACATAAATTTACCATTGATTTACGATGAAAAAAACTTTTATTTCTAATAATAATGTTGTTTGTTGTGATTTGATGTGTTTGGTGAGCCTTTCCTTTCATAGGTTAAAACCTAGTTTAATTAGCTCTACCTACGCTAATATTGATTTCACGTGCATTAAACTCTTGATGATTAATTAGTTTCCTTTGCCCTTTTGCTTATAGTAATTAATACtctctttatttcatattaactgaatttgtgAGACAATGcatacatattaaaaaaaatattcaaggacataatttgaaccataccTTCCACTATTGccttttgtaaaatcataaatataatttttcaagtaatgtgatttatctcctagaaaatataaaatttcaataaaagaaagggcaaatatgaaaaaagtttcaaacatccattttgaactttgaataattcaatt
Proteins encoded in this window:
- the LOC129877740 gene encoding protein LIGHT-DEPENDENT SHORT HYPOCOTYLS 10-like is translated as MSSSDIRGKDLADGSSRSPGRDQPPSRYESQKRRDWNTFNHYLKNQRPPIPLPHCNSNHVLEFLRYLDQFGKTKVHLQGCMFYGQPDPPAPCTCPLRQAWGSLDALIGRLRAAYEENGGSSETNPFASVAIRVFLREVKECQAKARGIAYKKKQKKLADSPSKGDDDSSSAGFLTFS